A single window of Nicotiana sylvestris chromosome 3, ASM39365v2, whole genome shotgun sequence DNA harbors:
- the LOC104215088 gene encoding large ribosomal subunit protein eL21z/eL21y-like — MPAGHGLRSRTRDSFSRAFRKKGVIPLSTYLRIFKVGDYVDVKVNGAVHKGMPHKFYHGRTGRVWNVTKRAVGVEVNKQVRNKVLRKRIHVRIEHVQLSRCTEEVKERIKKNDQLKAEAKARGEVISTKRQPQGPKPGFMVEGATLETVTPIPYDVVNDLKGGY, encoded by the exons ATGCCGGCCGGCCATGGATTAAGGTCTCGGACGAGGGATTCATTCTCTCGCGCCTTCAGAAAGAAGGGAGTAATCCCTCTTTCCACCTATCTCAGGATCTTCAAAGTCGGTGACTATGTTGATGTCAAAGTGAACGGCGCCGTTCACAAGGGCATGCCCCACAAGTTCTACCATGGCCGTACTGGACGCGTCTGGAACGTCACCAAGCGCGCTGTTGGTGTCGAAGTCAACAAACAG GTTCGTAACAAAGTCCTCCGGAAGAGGATCCATGTGAGGATTGAGCATGTTCAGCTTTCCCGGTGCACCGAAGAAGTCAAGGAAAGAATCAAGAAGAACGATCAGCTAAAGGCCGAGGCTAAGGCGAGGGGTGAGGTCATCAGCACAAAGAGGCAACCTCAAGGACCCAAACCAGGGTTCATGGTTGAAGGTGCTACTTTGGAAACTGTTACTCCCATACCATATGACGTGGTCAACGATTTGAAGGGAGGCTATTGA